A genomic segment from Methanomicrobium sp. W14 encodes:
- a CDS encoding PepSY domain-containing protein, whose translation MDLKKIYLYCITAAVVIFAFAAFAIFYSQDFGFNSTGDEKKTNASVILAENSPETMAENSVLKLVGNSSLNLTFEGMEETGFGNFYHFSTGDGGGYYVDNETFAVVRAVFSSERSSLSGLNITIEEAEKKARDFLKENASFCLDRSLETTDAKLLDHGSYKEYSFLFAAEEDGVILFKRASVSVSPSTGDILNYVSVCRDTEVSLVPKISEGEALEIAEKQFDGIVVNSSSAQLMVDYPEKDSQKLVWQVEITGKPKDYTLTGGIVSIDAQTGEVYMKSSYL comes from the coding sequence GTGGATTTAAAGAAAATATACCTGTACTGCATCACAGCTGCTGTCGTTATTTTTGCTTTTGCAGCATTTGCGATCTTTTATTCCCAGGATTTCGGGTTTAACAGCACGGGGGATGAAAAAAAGACTAATGCATCTGTCATTTTAGCTGAAAATTCTCCGGAAACAATGGCAGAAAATTCCGTTCTTAAGTTAGTTGGGAATTCGTCCTTAAACCTCACATTTGAGGGCATGGAAGAGACTGGTTTCGGAAATTTTTACCATTTTTCAACCGGAGACGGCGGTGGATATTATGTTGATAATGAGACTTTTGCAGTCGTCCGTGCGGTATTTTCTTCAGAACGCAGCAGTTTGTCTGGTTTGAATATAACAATAGAAGAAGCCGAAAAGAAAGCCCGTGATTTTTTAAAAGAGAATGCGTCTTTCTGCCTTGACAGAAGTCTGGAAACGACTGATGCAAAACTCCTCGACCATGGAAGCTATAAAGAGTACTCCTTTTTATTTGCCGCAGAAGAGGACGGTGTCATTTTGTTCAAAAGGGCATCGGTTTCAGTAAGCCCTTCGACCGGAGACATTTTAAACTACGTCTCAGTATGCAGGGACACAGAGGTCTCTCTTGTCCCGAAGATAAGTGAGGGTGAAGCGCTGGAGATTGCAGAGAAGCAGTTTGACGGAATTGTTGTAAATAGTTCGTCAGCTCAGCTTATGGTGGATTACCCTGAAAAAGATTCCCAAAAGCTGGTATGGCAGGTTGAAATCACTGGAAAACCAAAGGACTACACTCTTACAGGAGGAATTGTCTCAATAGACGCACAGACCGGTGAGGTTTATATGAAGAG
- a CDS encoding mechanosensitive ion channel family protein, which produces MSDIVTAVAFVLAGIVISYAVCRLFRWLEKKADKTESKIDDILVLSLGKPIIIGILVTSVFTALGYVTLPSSAGWILQGKYFNTIIIILATWIFSTFAQNFIKLYGRWISEQTENSMDDKIVDVLEVSVKYIIWFVAFLLILSYLNIDITPLIAAGGVAGIAIALAAQDLVSNFFGGALIVMDKPFKIGDRIKIDGNLGDVVSIGPRSTRIQTLDYQLLTIPNSKIANTIVTNYAMPDVKLKVKIPVSVAYGSDVKRVKEVLYEIAGDAAKKSDYILNNPKPGVYFLEFGASSLDFMMVLWAKRFNMSWEIKDQVNLEIDRRFAEEGIEIPFPQMDVHMRD; this is translated from the coding sequence ATGTCAGACATAGTAACTGCAGTCGCCTTTGTCCTTGCCGGAATTGTCATTTCATACGCTGTATGCAGGCTTTTTAGGTGGCTTGAAAAAAAGGCGGACAAAACCGAATCGAAAATAGACGACATACTTGTATTGTCCCTCGGAAAACCGATAATAATAGGAATCCTCGTAACATCAGTCTTCACTGCGCTCGGCTACGTAACCCTCCCATCCTCCGCCGGGTGGATACTCCAGGGAAAATACTTCAACACGATAATAATAATTCTTGCGACATGGATCTTCTCGACGTTTGCGCAGAACTTCATAAAACTCTACGGCAGGTGGATTTCGGAGCAGACGGAGAACAGCATGGACGACAAAATAGTCGATGTTTTGGAAGTCTCGGTCAAATACATAATATGGTTCGTCGCGTTCCTCCTGATCCTAAGCTACCTGAACATTGACATCACACCGCTTATAGCGGCAGGGGGCGTTGCAGGTATTGCTATAGCACTTGCGGCACAGGACCTTGTATCAAATTTCTTCGGCGGGGCCCTAATAGTCATGGACAAGCCGTTTAAAATTGGCGACAGGATAAAAATAGACGGAAATCTCGGGGACGTGGTCTCAATCGGGCCGCGTTCCACGCGTATCCAGACACTTGACTACCAGCTTTTAACGATTCCCAACTCAAAGATTGCAAACACGATAGTGACAAACTACGCAATGCCTGATGTAAAACTCAAAGTCAAAATACCGGTCAGTGTCGCCTATGGCAGCGACGTCAAAAGGGTAAAGGAGGTACTCTATGAGATAGCCGGGGATGCCGCAAAAAAATCGGATTATATCCTGAACAACCCGAAACCGGGCGTTTATTTCCTGGAATTCGGGGCATCGAGCCTGGACTTCATGATGGTCCTGTGGGCGAAAAGGTTCAATATGTCATGGGAGATTAAAGACCAGGTAAACCTTGAGATAGACCGAAGGTTTGCCGAAGAGGGAATAGAGATACCCTTCCCGCAGATGGACGTCCACATGAGGGATTAA